In Haloplanus rubicundus, one DNA window encodes the following:
- a CDS encoding SipW-dependent-type signal peptide-containing protein yields the protein MHDEFNISRRKTLAALGTIGAASAGAGLGTSAYFSDQETFQNNSLVAGELDLKVSWDEHYSDWMGDETQYASMPEEGETPDLSLPAADPGGRPIELVFSDRAAFMDATRQEQFPEGGLGEEEDPCEALADVGDDDVEAPVITVDDVKPGDFGEVTFDFAACDNPALLWMNGGLVDEAENGFTEPEADDPDEDGAQASLWPLALLGAVPALGGGDGDAVEATSTDGETDATDDTSDRRSALRKGAAAAGAGAAGLAAASEAASAGSSKGGDDPTDPDGPYDVEIDNGTLDVTVGELGSGTSVQGANWFFTAGGSTVGTLYRETYGFRDGTGPHVDAENNGSLVSGQGFPSSVSPGTTASGDVTIPVETQGGTTVTLEVTRNVTLDPNEPTIRVSYDVTNPGGSGATFDDLRLSQYIDYDIGSISDDQGTYFLDESRGCEFISQSSNPNDPVFAGFTGNQFSVNHDLRPYGTSSSLGEGNFQSSDIDFNNDDQFPDSGTADVTLAMEWSLGTLAPGETASLETAFVYNETEAEFEQELCAESVDPTPSPGGPELADKLRARAWYDDGDNVHQDDETVFLEGSLRDVLDALASGNGVPLSGNEPAPQGGGADTSRDCYSEAPDVHYVAFQWWLPIDHGNEVQGDSVTFDLGFYTEQCRHNDGAGMNNEGVDPDEVDP from the coding sequence ATGCACGACGAATTCAACATCTCGCGGCGGAAGACGCTGGCCGCGCTCGGCACCATCGGCGCCGCCTCGGCGGGCGCTGGACTCGGGACGAGCGCGTACTTCAGCGACCAGGAGACGTTCCAGAACAACTCGCTCGTCGCGGGCGAGCTCGACCTCAAGGTCAGTTGGGACGAACACTACTCGGACTGGATGGGCGACGAAACCCAGTACGCGAGTATGCCCGAGGAGGGCGAGACGCCCGACCTCTCGCTGCCGGCAGCCGATCCGGGCGGGCGCCCCATCGAACTCGTCTTCTCGGACCGGGCGGCGTTCATGGACGCCACCCGACAGGAGCAGTTCCCCGAGGGCGGCCTCGGTGAGGAGGAAGACCCCTGCGAAGCGCTCGCCGACGTCGGCGACGACGACGTGGAGGCGCCGGTCATCACCGTCGACGACGTGAAACCCGGCGACTTCGGCGAAGTCACGTTCGACTTCGCCGCCTGTGACAACCCGGCGCTTCTCTGGATGAACGGCGGGCTGGTCGACGAGGCGGAGAACGGATTCACCGAACCCGAGGCCGACGACCCGGACGAGGACGGCGCGCAGGCGTCGCTGTGGCCGCTCGCGCTACTCGGGGCGGTGCCGGCGCTGGGTGGCGGCGACGGCGATGCGGTCGAGGCGACGAGTACGGACGGCGAGACGGACGCGACCGACGACACCAGCGACCGCCGATCGGCGCTCCGGAAGGGTGCCGCGGCGGCTGGTGCCGGGGCTGCCGGGCTGGCCGCCGCGTCGGAGGCGGCGTCGGCGGGCAGTTCGAAGGGTGGCGACGATCCGACCGATCCAGACGGACCGTACGACGTCGAAATCGACAACGGTACTCTGGACGTGACCGTCGGCGAACTCGGGTCCGGGACCAGCGTTCAGGGAGCGAACTGGTTTTTCACTGCCGGGGGCAGCACCGTTGGAACGTTGTACCGTGAGACGTACGGATTCCGGGACGGCACCGGACCCCACGTCGACGCGGAAAATAACGGCTCGCTCGTTTCCGGACAGGGGTTCCCCAGTAGCGTCAGCCCCGGAACCACCGCGTCGGGAGACGTAACGATCCCGGTCGAAACGCAGGGGGGGACGACCGTCACGCTGGAGGTCACCCGGAACGTCACACTCGATCCGAACGAACCGACGATTCGGGTCTCGTACGACGTGACGAATCCGGGTGGGAGCGGCGCGACGTTCGACGACCTCCGGCTCTCCCAGTACATCGACTACGATATCGGATCGATCAGCGACGATCAAGGAACGTACTTCCTCGACGAGAGTCGGGGCTGTGAGTTCATCTCCCAGAGCTCCAACCCGAACGATCCCGTCTTCGCCGGCTTCACCGGCAACCAGTTCAGTGTCAACCACGACCTTCGCCCGTATGGCACCTCCTCCAGCTTAGGTGAGGGCAACTTCCAATCGAGCGACATCGACTTCAACAACGACGATCAGTTCCCGGACTCGGGAACCGCGGACGTCACGCTTGCGATGGAGTGGAGTCTGGGGACGCTCGCGCCGGGTGAGACGGCGTCGCTGGAGACGGCATTCGTCTACAACGAGACGGAAGCCGAGTTCGAACAGGAACTGTGTGCGGAGAGCGTCGACCCCACCCCGTCCCCGGGCGGCCCCGAACTCGCCGACAAACTCCGTGCTCGCGCGTGGTACGACGACGGCGACAACGTCCACCAGGACGACGAGACGGTGTTCCTCGAAGGGTCGCTGCGGGACGTGCTGGACGCCCTCGCCTCGGGCAACGGCGTCCCCCTCTCGGGCAACGAACCGGCGCCCCAGGGCGGCGGCGCCGACACCAGTCGAGACTGCTACTCCGAAGCGCCCGACGTTCACTACGTCGCCTTCCAGTGGTGGCTCCCCATCGACCACGGCAACGAGGTGCAGGGTGACTCGGTCACCTTCGATCTCGGCTTCTACACCGAACAGTGCCGCCACAACGACGGCGCGGGCATGAACAACGAGGGCGTCGACCCGGACGAAGTCGATCCCTGA
- a CDS encoding tyrosine-type recombinase/integrase translates to MSRTNETRQANTQTHRLEPLEPSEAKRLYLKSRSDELAERSLELHDKHVGSFVDFCAEEEITNMNDVTARTVHEYQLSIKENLAQSTLSIYLSTVRQFVVFCEGIDAVAPNTAERIVLPDRNRNARTETLDSDDATAILSYLRKYHYGSRTHALMSLLWHTGIRTGTAHGLDVSDFDGERDRLRVRHRPETDTPLKNGEAGKRFIALSPEVSEVVDDYIGEHRHNVTDDHEREPLFTTSQGRATKNTIRRNIYAVTRPCATGRDCPHGKVPDDCEAAQRTNEACKCPSTVSGHPIRRGAITHHLRQDVPEKIVSDRMNVSQDVLDQHYDRRTEDEKAEQRRQFIQNI, encoded by the coding sequence ATGAGCCGAACCAACGAGACGCGACAGGCGAATACACAGACGCACCGACTGGAACCACTCGAACCGAGCGAAGCAAAGCGTCTCTACCTGAAATCACGGAGCGACGAACTTGCCGAGCGGTCCCTCGAACTACACGACAAACACGTCGGATCGTTCGTGGACTTCTGCGCTGAGGAAGAGATAACGAACATGAACGACGTGACAGCCCGCACCGTCCACGAGTACCAACTTTCGATCAAGGAGAACCTCGCACAGTCAACGCTCAGCATCTACCTGAGTACTGTGCGTCAGTTCGTGGTGTTTTGTGAGGGGATCGACGCCGTTGCCCCGAACACCGCCGAGCGCATCGTGCTTCCCGACCGTAATAGAAACGCACGGACGGAAACACTCGATTCCGACGACGCGACGGCGATCCTCTCGTACTTGCGGAAGTACCACTATGGAAGTCGTACCCACGCTCTCATGTCTCTCCTATGGCACACTGGGATTCGGACGGGGACGGCTCACGGACTCGACGTGAGTGACTTTGACGGCGAACGTGATCGACTTCGTGTCCGTCACCGCCCCGAGACAGACACCCCACTCAAGAACGGAGAGGCAGGGAAGCGGTTCATCGCTTTGTCACCAGAGGTGAGTGAAGTCGTTGACGACTACATCGGAGAGCACCGCCACAACGTCACCGACGACCACGAACGGGAGCCACTGTTCACGACGAGTCAGGGGCGGGCGACAAAGAACACGATCCGACGGAACATCTACGCCGTGACACGTCCCTGTGCGACGGGTCGGGACTGTCCACATGGCAAAGTCCCCGACGACTGTGAGGCGGCACAGCGGACGAATGAGGCGTGTAAGTGCCCGTCGACGGTGTCAGGGCATCCCATCCGTCGTGGGGCAATCACACACCACCTTCGTCAAGATGTCCCCGAGAAAATCGTCTCGGATCGGATGAACGTCTCGCAGGACGTGTTAGACCAACATTACGACCGTCGTACAGAGGATGAAAAGGCAGAGCAACGGCGGCAATTCATCCAGAATATCTAA
- a CDS encoding DUF309 domain-containing protein has protein sequence MDASLRAGVAIYNAGRYHAAHDAWEDPWLALDDDTDDERFLHGLIQFTAAVHHARTRNWSGATGLAGSAGDYLSDLSSPYRGVALDPIRRALSTLAADPEVIERRRPPPLRYDGRALALADLRFEAAAVAARVLAGADGYDPAPIDRAADFAREEIEGDERTLFTTLVMEFVTADAERSLVYRRLADHVERREREYADVDGLFGP, from the coding sequence ATGGACGCGTCGCTCCGCGCCGGCGTCGCCATCTACAACGCCGGCCGGTACCACGCCGCCCACGACGCGTGGGAGGACCCGTGGCTCGCCCTCGACGACGACACCGACGACGAGCGGTTCCTCCACGGACTGATCCAGTTCACCGCCGCCGTCCACCACGCCCGCACCCGCAACTGGAGCGGGGCGACGGGTCTCGCCGGGAGCGCCGGCGACTACCTATCCGACCTCTCCTCCCCGTACCGGGGCGTCGCTCTCGACCCGATCCGGCGCGCGCTGTCGACGCTCGCCGCCGATCCCGAGGTGATCGAGCGCCGCCGGCCGCCGCCGCTTCGCTACGACGGCCGGGCGCTCGCGCTCGCCGACCTGCGGTTCGAGGCCGCCGCCGTGGCGGCGCGGGTCCTCGCCGGTGCGGACGGCTACGATCCGGCACCCATCGACCGCGCCGCCGACTTTGCCCGCGAGGAAATCGAGGGCGACGAGCGGACGCTCTTTACCACCCTCGTGATGGAGTTCGTGACCGCCGACGCCGAGCGCTCGCTCGTCTACCGACGGCTCGCCGACCACGTCGAGCGCCGCGAACGGGAGTACGCGGACGTCGACGGCCTGTTCGGGCCCTAG
- a CDS encoding 2'-5' RNA ligase family protein produces MGEQYLIEVRTGGHLKQRLRDIIYDVADEFGVRGAVDPRPVPHITLFGPYDTDDGPEVKRRLLDTFEDFDAVPYRIDGFGTFPDTKVIYANIIPSPELRSLRRSISRQLRPICEGYPSYDEDWFYKFHITVAFRDVGEQFNDIRRYVREQYNPQFDAYATRVSNLDRRSMLWEYDIPRGTVLDPDTATTAEAWQQTEQALDQHRSSDDHDDLEPTPNVVGRAFSKWTARLKREW; encoded by the coding sequence ATGGGTGAACAGTACCTGATCGAAGTCCGTACGGGCGGACACCTGAAGCAACGGCTTCGGGACATCATCTACGACGTAGCCGACGAGTTTGGTGTCCGCGGAGCCGTTGATCCCCGTCCAGTACCACATATCACGCTGTTTGGTCCATACGACACCGATGACGGTCCCGAAGTCAAACGCCGCCTCTTGGATACGTTCGAGGACTTTGACGCCGTCCCGTACCGCATCGATGGCTTCGGAACCTTCCCCGACACGAAGGTCATTTACGCGAACATCATCCCCTCACCTGAATTACGGTCCCTCCGTCGGTCAATCTCTCGCCAACTCCGTCCAATCTGCGAGGGATATCCGAGTTACGACGAGGACTGGTTCTACAAGTTTCACATTACCGTTGCTTTCCGCGATGTAGGCGAGCAGTTCAACGACATCCGTCGGTACGTTCGAGAGCAATACAATCCACAGTTCGATGCCTACGCAACGCGAGTCTCGAATCTTGACCGACGGTCGATGCTCTGGGAGTACGACATACCCCGAGGGACAGTCCTCGATCCCGACACGGCGACGACTGCCGAGGCGTGGCAGCAAACTGAGCAAGCACTTGATCAACACCGTTCCTCCGACGATCACGACGACCTCGAACCTACTCCAAATGTCGTCGGGCGGGCGTTCTCCAAATGGACCGCCCGTCTCAAGCGCGAGTGGTAA
- a CDS encoding single-stranded DNA binding protein, which produces MGVIEDVYEDLDTDVEFEEFEAAVHDKVEQMGGLADEETAAMLIAHELEDEEVSGVADIAPGMDEVKFLAKVVGVGDLRTFERDGDDEDDEGRVINVEVADETGQVRISFWDRMAQSVDDGELDVGDVLRIKGRPQEGYSGVEVSVDQAEVDEDAEVDVQVQDTYRVDDLSLGLSDVNLQGLVLTTDSVRTFDRDDGSEGRVSNLTLGDETGRVRVTLWDEKADRAEELDAGASVEVVDGYVRERDGDLELHVGSRGAVEEIDADVAYDPETTDIDDLELGATADIAGGVIETDPKRTFDRDDGSEGQVRNVRIKDGTGDIRVALWGEKADLDVDLADYVVVTDVEIQEGWQDDLEASAGWRATVTVTDPPEDAAGTDAASAEAAASSGGGGGGGSPGLDAFGDGGAGAEAATADTDDDPAAGETVQFTGTVVQAGNPVVLDDGTETRSVETDADLRLGEEVTVRGPIHDGRIDADEVY; this is translated from the coding sequence ATGGGCGTAATCGAGGACGTGTACGAGGACCTCGACACGGACGTGGAGTTCGAGGAGTTCGAGGCCGCCGTCCACGACAAGGTGGAGCAGATGGGGGGGCTGGCCGACGAGGAGACGGCGGCCATGCTCATCGCCCACGAGCTGGAAGACGAGGAGGTGAGCGGCGTCGCCGACATCGCCCCGGGGATGGACGAGGTGAAGTTCCTCGCGAAGGTGGTCGGGGTCGGCGACCTGCGGACGTTCGAACGCGACGGCGACGACGAGGACGACGAGGGGCGCGTCATCAACGTCGAGGTGGCCGACGAGACGGGGCAGGTCCGTATCTCCTTCTGGGACCGCATGGCTCAGTCCGTCGACGACGGCGAACTCGACGTGGGCGACGTACTCCGGATCAAGGGCCGGCCACAGGAAGGGTACAGCGGCGTCGAGGTGAGCGTCGATCAGGCCGAAGTCGACGAGGACGCCGAGGTGGACGTACAGGTACAGGACACCTACCGCGTCGACGACCTCTCGCTCGGGCTCTCGGACGTGAACCTGCAGGGGCTGGTGCTGACGACGGATTCTGTCCGCACCTTCGACCGCGACGACGGCTCGGAGGGTCGGGTGTCGAACCTGACCCTCGGCGACGAGACGGGGCGCGTCCGGGTGACGCTGTGGGACGAGAAGGCCGACCGCGCCGAGGAACTGGACGCCGGCGCGTCGGTCGAAGTCGTCGACGGCTACGTCCGGGAGCGCGACGGCGACCTCGAACTCCACGTCGGCTCCCGGGGCGCGGTCGAGGAAATCGACGCCGACGTGGCGTACGACCCCGAGACGACCGACATCGACGATCTAGAACTCGGGGCGACGGCCGACATCGCGGGCGGCGTCATCGAGACGGACCCCAAACGAACGTTCGACCGCGACGACGGCTCGGAGGGACAGGTGCGGAACGTCCGGATCAAAGACGGGACGGGCGACATCCGGGTGGCGCTGTGGGGCGAGAAGGCCGACCTCGACGTCGACCTCGCGGACTACGTCGTCGTCACCGACGTCGAGATACAGGAGGGCTGGCAGGACGACCTGGAGGCCTCCGCGGGGTGGCGGGCGACGGTGACGGTGACCGATCCACCCGAGGACGCGGCGGGGACCGACGCGGCGTCGGCCGAGGCGGCGGCGAGTTCGGGCGGCGGGGGTGGGGGCGGCAGTCCCGGCCTCGACGCGTTCGGCGACGGCGGCGCGGGAGCCGAGGCGGCGACGGCCGACACCGACGACGACCCCGCGGCCGGCGAAACCGTCCAGTTCACGGGGACGGTCGTCCAGGCGGGAAACCCGGTCGTCCTCGACGACGGGACGGAGACGCGGAGCGTCGAGACGGACGCCGACTTGCGGCTGGGCGAGGAAGTGACCGTCCGCGGGCCGATCCACGACGGCCGGATCGACGCGGACGAGGTGTACTGA
- a CDS encoding DUF7563 family protein, with amino-acid sequence MYTCYNCDGAVSKDFVRVFGDDSGRVHGCPDCTPRSELVS; translated from the coding sequence ATGTACACCTGTTACAACTGCGACGGTGCGGTGAGCAAGGACTTCGTGCGCGTCTTCGGCGACGACAGCGGCCGCGTGCACGGGTGCCCCGACTGCACGCCACGTTCGGAGTTGGTGAGTTGA